One region of Sulfurisphaera ohwakuensis genomic DNA includes:
- a CDS encoding Cdc6/Cdc18 family protein, translating into MSIRDTLKGGKGEVIKDPRVFIDPLTVFKDIPFREDILKEVAVAVRYFVKSDVKFSTLFLGLTGTGKTFVARYMLNEIEEVKQEDSDYSKVKQAYVNCREVGGTPQAVLSALTERLTTDEVPKHGINLGEYIEKIKEELNGKKALVYLDEVDTLIKRRGGDIVLYQLLRADADISVIMVSNDINIRDYMEPRVLSSLGPTVFFKPYDAEQLKHILSIYAEYGLYRGTYDDNILSYIAAISAKEHGDARKAVNLLFRAAQLASGEGFIRKDHVDRAIIEYEQERLIEAIKALPFHYKLALMATMDAEDVVTAHKIYSDLCNQYKQKPLSYRRFSDIISELDMFGIIKVKIVNKGRAGGIRKYIEITDKDKIRKALEDTMNLGFEEQW; encoded by the coding sequence AGGACATACCATTCAGAGAAGATATACTAAAAGAAGTTGCTGTTGCTGTTAGATATTTTGTGAAATCTGATGTTAAATTTTCTACATTATTTTTAGGTCTTACTGGAACTGGTAAAACGTTTGTAGCCAGATATATGCTAAATGAGATAGAAGAGGTTAAACAAGAGGATTCTGATTATAGTAAAGTAAAACAAGCATATGTAAATTGTAGAGAGGTCGGTGGTACGCCTCAAGCTGTACTATCCGCTTTAACTGAGAGGCTAACTACTGATGAAGTTCCAAAGCATGGCATAAACCTAGGAGAATATATAGAGAAGATTAAAGAAGAACTAAATGGAAAAAAAGCCTTAGTATACTTAGACGAAGTAGATACTCTTATAAAGAGACGTGGTGGTGATATTGTGCTTTATCAACTTTTAAGGGCTGATGCAGATATATCGGTAATAATGGTAAGTAATGATATAAATATAAGAGATTATATGGAACCAAGAGTCTTATCCTCTTTAGGGCCTACTGTATTTTTTAAACCATATGATGCTGAGCAACTTAAACACATATTGTCAATTTATGCTGAATACGGGCTTTATAGGGGTACTTATGATGATAATATACTCTCATATATAGCTGCAATTTCAGCGAAAGAGCACGGGGATGCAAGAAAAGCAGTTAATTTATTATTTAGAGCAGCTCAATTGGCTTCTGGCGAAGGTTTTATTAGGAAAGATCATGTTGATAGGGCAATCATAGAATATGAACAAGAAAGACTAATTGAGGCCATTAAGGCTCTTCCATTCCATTATAAGTTAGCATTAATGGCAACTATGGATGCAGAGGATGTTGTGACTGCCCATAAAATTTATTCTGATTTATGTAATCAGTATAAACAAAAACCTCTTTCCTATAGAAGATTTTCCGATATAATTTCTGAATTAGATATGTTTGGAATAATAAAAGTGAAAATAGTTAATAAGGGTAGGGCTGGTGGTATAAGGAAATACATTGAAATTACTGATAAGGACAAGATTAGAAAGGCGTTAGAGGATACTATGAATTTAGGGTTTGAAGAACAATGGTAA
- a CDS encoding mechanosensitive ion channel family protein yields MLIIDETISQALTSLATEIIDAIPSIILFLIIVFIGYVVAEIVSTVIHRILVRLFSHSTIQISAGLVAGTVKALIILISLSIGLTVVSLGPASVYVSAVARYLPYLAGAILLLTLGITLVNILIDYMGRQMAVNDPFMSTIFNVLKFGLYAIIITLAATLAIFYWVPFISPYLFYDIIIGSIVLLFSFTIIDKAIDSISKSDPNATYITTYGRFLLYTIFLVIAIAIIVQPFSSVLSILQTLAWGLAIAFAILLIPLIYSLIKRMATELK; encoded by the coding sequence ATGTTAATAATAGATGAAACAATTTCTCAAGCATTAACATCATTAGCTACTGAAATAATTGACGCTATTCCATCTATAATTCTTTTCCTAATAATTGTTTTTATTGGGTATGTGGTTGCTGAAATAGTAAGCACTGTTATTCACAGAATTTTAGTGAGATTATTTTCACATTCTACAATACAGATTAGTGCAGGCTTAGTTGCTGGTACTGTTAAGGCATTAATAATCCTTATTTCACTATCAATTGGTTTGACAGTAGTTAGCCTTGGTCCAGCGAGTGTTTACGTTAGTGCAGTGGCTAGATATTTACCTTATTTAGCTGGTGCAATATTATTACTTACCTTAGGCATCACACTAGTAAATATTCTCATAGACTATATGGGCAGGCAAATGGCAGTTAATGACCCATTTATGTCAACTATATTTAACGTTTTAAAATTCGGTTTGTATGCAATAATAATAACGCTTGCAGCTACGCTAGCAATATTCTATTGGGTTCCTTTTATAAGTCCGTATCTTTTCTATGATATCATAATAGGTTCTATAGTTCTTCTATTTAGCTTTACAATAATTGATAAAGCCATTGATAGTATATCTAAAAGTGATCCTAATGCTACCTATATAACAACTTATGGAAGATTTTTACTTTACACTATTTTCTTAGTTATTGCAATAGCCATAATTGTGCAACCATTTAGTTCAGTTCTTTCAATTCTTCAGACTTTAGCATGGGGATTAGCAATAGCGTTTGCAATTTTATTAATCCCATTAATATATTCACTTATAAAGAGGATGGCAACAGAACTAAAATGA